The following are from one region of the Arcobacter defluvii genome:
- a CDS encoding ferritin-like domain-containing protein translates to MEENIDEQLLINARIDTNSDIDIRTQILRIAVYDEFKAYETYTKIIEKFGLVQPFVNIKEAEAIHYAALIQLMQRYNIEVPINNWASKIEIPNTLIECCEMGVAAEINNIAMYNNLLSYTIDADIKDTLFKLQAASFNNHLPAFRNCVINHYNIENTSNISQENIIEKLGEYQVILDDIMSGNIDENSISQIFSKLNLSMVSGAVLGGAVIALLNNYISKKDKKEEE, encoded by the coding sequence ATGGAAGAAAATATTGATGAACAGTTATTAATAAACGCAAGAATTGATACTAATAGCGATATTGATATTAGAACACAAATTCTAAGAATTGCTGTTTATGATGAATTTAAAGCTTATGAAACTTATACAAAAATAATTGAAAAATTTGGTTTAGTTCAACCTTTTGTAAATATAAAAGAAGCAGAAGCTATTCATTACGCAGCGCTTATTCAACTTATGCAAAGATATAATATTGAAGTTCCTATAAATAATTGGGCTTCAAAAATAGAAATTCCAAACACTTTGATTGAATGTTGTGAAATGGGAGTTGCTGCAGAAATAAATAACATTGCAATGTATAATAATTTATTGAGTTATACAATAGATGCAGATATAAAAGATACACTTTTTAAACTTCAAGCAGCTTCATTTAATAATCATTTACCTGCTTTTAGAAATTGTGTAATAAATCACTACAATATTGAAAATACATCAAATATATCTCAAGAAAACATCATAGAGAAACTTGGAGAATATCAAGTTATTTTAGATGATATTATGTCTGGAAATATTGATGAAAATTCTATATCTCAAATCTTTTCAAAATTAAACTTATCTATGGTTAGTGGTGCTGTTTTAGGTGGTGCTGTTATTGCACTTTTAAATAACTATATCTCTAAAAAAGATAAAAAAGAAGAGGAGTAA
- a CDS encoding HMA2 domain-containing protein → MISTDDIIKIASFFSIIAHTPGRLRVRVNPKITQNAGNISLSDIEDLPKKIDGINHIKINKIIASVTITYDPNIFKPKLWEDLVKNENIDEISILINELAKEVI, encoded by the coding sequence TTGATTAGTACAGATGATATTATAAAAATTGCTAGTTTTTTTTCTATTATTGCACATACTCCAGGAAGATTAAGAGTAAGAGTAAATCCAAAAATAACACAAAATGCTGGAAATATCTCTTTAAGTGACATAGAAGATTTACCAAAAAAGATTGATGGAATAAATCATATTAAAATAAATAAGATTATTGCCTCAGTAACAATTACTTATGACCCAAATATTTTCAAACCAAAACTTTGGGAAGATTTAGTAAAAAATGAAAATATAGATGAGATATCTATATTAATAAACGAACTTGCAAAGGAGGTAATTTAA
- a CDS encoding Fur family transcriptional regulator, translating to MENNQDIAFNIFLKNFKKQVSKIGLKNSIQKDYILKVLYFSKKHLTAEEISNEIKSIYNVSIGIATVYRAMKFFHDMKLVNQLDIGDGILRYELNLTEHHDHLICTNCGKIIEFNDDLIELNQIKIATKNNFILKEHVMTIYGLCEDCQ from the coding sequence ATGGAAAATAATCAAGATATAGCATTTAATATTTTTCTAAAAAACTTTAAAAAACAAGTTTCTAAAATTGGTTTAAAAAATTCTATCCAAAAAGATTATATTTTAAAAGTATTATATTTTTCTAAAAAACATCTAACAGCTGAAGAAATATCAAATGAAATAAAATCTATTTATAATGTATCAATAGGAATTGCCACTGTTTATAGAGCAATGAAATTTTTTCATGATATGAAATTAGTAAATCAGTTAGATATAGGAGATGGTATTTTAAGATATGAACTTAATCTTACAGAACATCATGACCATTTAATCTGCACGAACTGTGGGAAAATTATTGAATTTAACGATGATTTAATTGAATTAAATCAAATTAAAATTGCAACAAAAAATAATTTTATATTAAAAGAACATGTTATGACAATTTATGGTTTATGTGAAGATTGTCAATAA
- the fumC gene encoding class II fumarate hydratase, giving the protein MDFRIEKDTMGEIKVPNNQYWGAQTQRSLENFPIGGEKMPKEIIEGFAYLKKACAIVNNKLNRLDKIKTDAICVSCDEIIQGKLANEFPLVVWQTGSGTQSNMNVNEVVASRATENLGKDFRVEKLIHPNDDVNKGQSSNDTYPTAMRIAFVLELQKRLIPSINVLKSTLENKSKEFENIVKIGRTHLQDATPLTLGQEISAYVDMLDKALNQIDDSMKYIVELAIGGTAVGTGLNSHPNFSPMVCEVLNILTNTKYEFKSHPNKFHALTSHDGEVFLSGALNALASNLMKIANDIRWLSSGPRCGIGEITIPENEPGSSIMPGKVNPTQSEAMTMVAVQVMGNHTTVSVAASQGNFELNVFKPVIALNIIQSIRLLSDTMLAFNDNCAVGIEPNLSNINKYLNDSLMLVTALNPYIGYEKAALIAKTAHKNGTTLKQEALNLGILTESEFDSYVKPENMIHPTL; this is encoded by the coding sequence ATGGATTTTAGAATTGAAAAAGATACAATGGGTGAAATTAAAGTTCCAAATAATCAATATTGGGGTGCACAAACTCAAAGAAGTTTAGAAAACTTTCCAATCGGTGGTGAGAAAATGCCTAAAGAGATAATTGAAGGATTTGCTTATTTAAAAAAAGCTTGCGCTATTGTAAATAATAAATTAAATAGATTAGATAAAATAAAAACAGATGCAATTTGTGTAAGTTGTGATGAAATAATTCAAGGTAAATTAGCAAATGAATTTCCTTTGGTTGTTTGGCAAACAGGTTCAGGAACACAATCTAATATGAATGTAAATGAAGTAGTCGCTTCAAGAGCAACTGAAAACTTGGGAAAAGATTTTAGAGTTGAAAAACTTATTCATCCAAATGATGATGTAAATAAAGGACAAAGTTCAAATGATACTTATCCAACAGCTATGAGAATAGCATTTGTTCTTGAACTTCAAAAAAGATTGATTCCATCTATTAATGTTTTAAAATCAACTTTAGAAAATAAATCAAAAGAGTTTGAAAATATTGTAAAAATAGGAAGAACTCACCTTCAAGATGCAACACCTTTAACTTTAGGACAAGAAATTTCAGCTTATGTTGATATGTTGGATAAAGCTTTAAATCAAATTGATGATTCTATGAAATATATTGTTGAACTTGCTATTGGTGGAACTGCTGTTGGAACGGGACTAAATTCTCATCCAAATTTTTCACCTATGGTTTGTGAAGTTTTAAATATCTTAACAAATACAAAATATGAGTTTAAATCTCATCCAAATAAATTTCATGCTTTAACATCTCATGATGGAGAAGTTTTTTTAAGTGGAGCTTTAAATGCCCTTGCTTCAAATCTTATGAAAATAGCAAATGATATAAGATGGCTTTCATCAGGTCCTAGATGCGGAATAGGGGAGATTACAATTCCTGAAAATGAGCCAGGAAGTTCAATAATGCCAGGAAAAGTAAATCCAACTCAAAGTGAAGCTATGACTATGGTTGCTGTTCAAGTTATGGGAAATCATACAACTGTTAGTGTAGCTGCATCTCAGGGTAATTTTGAATTAAATGTATTTAAACCTGTAATTGCATTAAACATTATTCAATCAATAAGACTTTTAAGTGATACGATGCTTGCTTTTAATGATAATTGTGCAGTTGGAATAGAGCCAAATCTATCAAATATCAATAAATATCTAAATGATTCACTTATGCTTGTAACTGCACTTAATCCATATATTGGTTATGAAAAAGCTGCGCTTATCGCAAAAACAGCTCATAAAAATGGAACAACATTAAAACAAGAAGCATTAAATCTTGGGATTTTGACTGAATCAGAGTTTGATTCTTATGTAAAACCAGAAAATATGATTCATCCTACTTTATAA
- the hemP gene encoding hemin uptake protein HemP, with amino-acid sequence MQEEKEKKIDSKDIFEHKTTITIVHEGQEYQLRITKANKLILTK; translated from the coding sequence ATGCAAGAAGAAAAAGAAAAAAAGATTGATAGTAAAGATATCTTTGAACATAAAACTACAATCACTATTGTTCATGAAGGACAAGAATATCAACTTAGAATTACAAAAGCAAATAAGTTGATTTTAACAAAATGA